In Alosa alosa isolate M-15738 ecotype Scorff River chromosome 19, AALO_Geno_1.1, whole genome shotgun sequence, a genomic segment contains:
- the LOC125284450 gene encoding heterogeneous nuclear ribonucleoprotein Q-like isoform X1, producing the protein MATEHINGNGTEEPMETTAAVTHSEHFQTLLDAGLPKKVAEKLDEIYIAGLVSHSDLDDRAIEALKEFNEEGALQVLLQFKDSDLSHVQNKSAFLCGVMKTYRQREKQGTKVSESSKGPDEAKIKALLERTGYTLDVTTGQRKYGGPPPESTHSGAQPTIGTEIFVGKIPRDLFEDELVPLFEKAGPIWDLRLMMDPLSGLNRGYAFVTFCTKESAQAAVKLCNNSEIRPGKHIGVCISVANNRLFVGSIPKSKTKEQIVEEFAKVTEGLNDVILYHQPDDKKKNRGFCFLEYEDHKTAAQARRRLMSGKVKVWGNVVTVEWADPIEDPDPEVMAKVKVLFVRNLASTVTEDILEKTFSQFGKLERVKKLKDYAFIHFEEREGAVKALADMNGKELEGEQIEIVFAKPPDQKRKERKAQRQAAKTQMYDDYYYYGPPHMPPPTRGRGRGGRGGYSYPHDYYGYEDYYDYYGYDYHNYRGGYEDPYYGYDDFQATGRGRGGRGARGPSMSRGRGATATPRGRSTYSQRGGPGTSRGARGSRGGSQQRGRVAPCGRNGPKGKGVEAGPDQLL; encoded by the exons ATGGCCACAGAGCATATAAATGGCAACGGTACTGAAGAACCAATGGAGACCACTGCTGCAGTTACCCATTCAGAGCACTTCCAGACTTTATTAGACGCTGGTTTACCAAAAAAAGTTGCAGAAAAACTAGACGAAATTTACATAGCAG GGTTGGTATCACACAGTGACCTAGATGACCGCGCAATCGAAGCCTTGAAGGAATTCAACGAGGAGGGTGCCCTGCAAGTACTACTGCAGTTTAAGGATAGCGATCTCTcacatgttcag AACAAAAGTGCCTTTCTGTGTGGAGTGAtgaagacatacagacagagggagaagcaGGGGACCAAAGTGTCAGAATCCAGTAAAGGACCAGATGAAGCTAAAATAAAA GCTCTTCTTGAGAGAACTGGTTACACGCTTGATGTAACAACAGGTCAGAGGAAATATGGTGGTCCACCTCCAGAGTCTACCCACTCAGGAGCACAGCCCACCATTGGCACAGAG ATATTTGTGGGGAAAATCCCGAGGGATCTCTTTGAGGATGAGCTGGTCCCCCTGTTTGAAAAGGCAGGTCCCATCTGGGACCTGCGTCTGATGATGGACCCACTCAGTGGCCTGAACAGAGGCTATGCCTTTGTCACCTTCTGCACTAAAGAGTCTGCCCAGGCGGCAGTTAAGCTG TGTAACAATAGTGAAATCCGACCTGGCAAACACATTGGCGTGTGCATCTCTGTGGCCAATAACAGACTGTTTGTCGGCTCCATCCCGAAGAgcaaaacaaaagaacagattGTGGAGGAGTTCGCAAAAGTCACCG AGGGTCTTAATGATGTCATCCTGTACCATCAGCCAGACGATAAGAAGAAGAATAGGGGCTTCTGCTTCCTGGAGTATGAAGACCACAAGACGGCCGCACAGGCACGGCGCAGGCTCATGAGCGGCAAGGTCAAGGTCTGGGGCAACGTGGTGACTGTGGAGTGGGCGGATCCTATTGAGGATCCTGACCCTGAGGTCATGGCCAAG GTCAAGGTATTATTTGTGCGAAACCTGGCAAGTACTGTAACAGAAGATATACTTGAAAAGACATTCAGCCAGTTTGGTAAACTGGAACGGGTGAAGAAGCTGAAAGACTACGCCTTCATCCACtttgaggagagagaaggagccgTGAAG GCACTTGCTGACATGAATGGCAAGGAGCTGGAGGGAGAACAGATCGAAATTGTTTTCGCCAAGCCCCCAGACCAGAAAAGGAAAGAGCGCAAGGCGCAGAGACAAGCAGCCAAGACACAGAT GTATGATGACTATTATTACTATGGTCCCCCACACATGCCTCCCCCAACGAGAGGCAGAGGACGGGGTGGACGAGGAGGCTACTCCTACCCCCATGACTACTACGGTTACGAAGACTATTACGATTACTATGGCTATGACTATCACAACTACCGCGGTGGCTATGAGGACCCCTACTATGGCTATGACGACTTCCAAGCCACAGGTCGGGGCAGAGGAGGGCGGGGTGCCCGCGGGCCCTCCATGTCCCGGGGTCGAGGAGCCACTGCCACGCCCAGGGGAAGGTCCACCTACTCCCAGCGCGGAGGTCCTGGAACCAGCAGAGGAGCACGTGGCTCCAGGGGAGGGTCCCAGCAGAGAGGCCGTGTG GCCCCATGTGGAAGGAATGGACCAAAG GGAAAAGGGGTCGAGGCTGGTCCTGACCAGTTACTATGA
- the LOC125284450 gene encoding heterogeneous nuclear ribonucleoprotein Q-like isoform X3, producing MATEHINGNGTEEPMETTAAVTHSEHFQTLLDAGLPKKVAEKLDEIYIAGLVSHSDLDDRAIEALKEFNEEGALQVLLQFKDSDLSHVQNKSAFLCGVMKTYRQREKQGTKVSESSKGPDEAKIKALLERTGYTLDVTTGQRKYGGPPPESTHSGAQPTIGTEIFVGKIPRDLFEDELVPLFEKAGPIWDLRLMMDPLSGLNRGYAFVTFCTKESAQAAVKLCNNSEIRPGKHIGVCISVANNRLFVGSIPKSKTKEQIVEEFAKVTEGLNDVILYHQPDDKKKNRGFCFLEYEDHKTAAQARRRLMSGKVKVWGNVVTVEWADPIEDPDPEVMAKVKVLFVRNLASTVTEDILEKTFSQFGKLERVKKLKDYAFIHFEEREGAVKALADMNGKELEGEQIEIVFAKPPDQKRKERKAQRQAAKTQMYDDYYYYGPPHMPPPTRGRGRGGRGGYSYPHDYYGYEDYYDYYGYDYHNYRGGYEDPYYGYDDFQATGRGRGGRGARGPSMSRGRGATATPRGRSTYSQRGGPGTSRGARGSRGGSQQRGRVGKGVEAGPDQLL from the exons ATGGCCACAGAGCATATAAATGGCAACGGTACTGAAGAACCAATGGAGACCACTGCTGCAGTTACCCATTCAGAGCACTTCCAGACTTTATTAGACGCTGGTTTACCAAAAAAAGTTGCAGAAAAACTAGACGAAATTTACATAGCAG GGTTGGTATCACACAGTGACCTAGATGACCGCGCAATCGAAGCCTTGAAGGAATTCAACGAGGAGGGTGCCCTGCAAGTACTACTGCAGTTTAAGGATAGCGATCTCTcacatgttcag AACAAAAGTGCCTTTCTGTGTGGAGTGAtgaagacatacagacagagggagaagcaGGGGACCAAAGTGTCAGAATCCAGTAAAGGACCAGATGAAGCTAAAATAAAA GCTCTTCTTGAGAGAACTGGTTACACGCTTGATGTAACAACAGGTCAGAGGAAATATGGTGGTCCACCTCCAGAGTCTACCCACTCAGGAGCACAGCCCACCATTGGCACAGAG ATATTTGTGGGGAAAATCCCGAGGGATCTCTTTGAGGATGAGCTGGTCCCCCTGTTTGAAAAGGCAGGTCCCATCTGGGACCTGCGTCTGATGATGGACCCACTCAGTGGCCTGAACAGAGGCTATGCCTTTGTCACCTTCTGCACTAAAGAGTCTGCCCAGGCGGCAGTTAAGCTG TGTAACAATAGTGAAATCCGACCTGGCAAACACATTGGCGTGTGCATCTCTGTGGCCAATAACAGACTGTTTGTCGGCTCCATCCCGAAGAgcaaaacaaaagaacagattGTGGAGGAGTTCGCAAAAGTCACCG AGGGTCTTAATGATGTCATCCTGTACCATCAGCCAGACGATAAGAAGAAGAATAGGGGCTTCTGCTTCCTGGAGTATGAAGACCACAAGACGGCCGCACAGGCACGGCGCAGGCTCATGAGCGGCAAGGTCAAGGTCTGGGGCAACGTGGTGACTGTGGAGTGGGCGGATCCTATTGAGGATCCTGACCCTGAGGTCATGGCCAAG GTCAAGGTATTATTTGTGCGAAACCTGGCAAGTACTGTAACAGAAGATATACTTGAAAAGACATTCAGCCAGTTTGGTAAACTGGAACGGGTGAAGAAGCTGAAAGACTACGCCTTCATCCACtttgaggagagagaaggagccgTGAAG GCACTTGCTGACATGAATGGCAAGGAGCTGGAGGGAGAACAGATCGAAATTGTTTTCGCCAAGCCCCCAGACCAGAAAAGGAAAGAGCGCAAGGCGCAGAGACAAGCAGCCAAGACACAGAT GTATGATGACTATTATTACTATGGTCCCCCACACATGCCTCCCCCAACGAGAGGCAGAGGACGGGGTGGACGAGGAGGCTACTCCTACCCCCATGACTACTACGGTTACGAAGACTATTACGATTACTATGGCTATGACTATCACAACTACCGCGGTGGCTATGAGGACCCCTACTATGGCTATGACGACTTCCAAGCCACAGGTCGGGGCAGAGGAGGGCGGGGTGCCCGCGGGCCCTCCATGTCCCGGGGTCGAGGAGCCACTGCCACGCCCAGGGGAAGGTCCACCTACTCCCAGCGCGGAGGTCCTGGAACCAGCAGAGGAGCACGTGGCTCCAGGGGAGGGTCCCAGCAGAGAGGCCGTGTG GGAAAAGGGGTCGAGGCTGGTCCTGACCAGTTACTATGA
- the LOC125284450 gene encoding heterogeneous nuclear ribonucleoprotein Q-like isoform X2, translating to MATEHINGNGTEEPMETTAAVTHSEHFQTLLDAGLPKKVAEKLDEIYIAGLVSHSDLDDRAIEALKEFNEEGALQVLLQFKDSDLSHVQNKSAFLCGVMKTYRQREKQGTKVSESSKGPDEAKIKALLERTGYTLDVTTGQRKYGGPPPESTHSGAQPTIGTEIFVGKIPRDLFEDELVPLFEKAGPIWDLRLMMDPLSGLNRGYAFVTFCTKESAQAAVKLCNNSEIRPGKHIGVCISVANNRLFVGSIPKSKTKEQIVEEFAKVTEGLNDVILYHQPDDKKKNRGFCFLEYEDHKTAAQARRRLMSGKVKVWGNVVTVEWADPIEDPDPEVMAKVKVLFVRNLASTVTEDILEKTFSQFGKLERVKKLKDYAFIHFEEREGAVKALADMNGKELEGEQIEIVFAKPPDQKRKERKAQRQAAKTQMYDDYYYYGPPHMPPPTRGRGRGGRGGYSYPHDYYGYEDYYDYYGYDYHNYRGGYEDPYYGYDDFQATGRGRGGRGARGPSMSRGRGATATPRGRSTYSQRGGPGTSRGARGSRGGSQQRGRVQGKGVEAGPDQLL from the exons ATGGCCACAGAGCATATAAATGGCAACGGTACTGAAGAACCAATGGAGACCACTGCTGCAGTTACCCATTCAGAGCACTTCCAGACTTTATTAGACGCTGGTTTACCAAAAAAAGTTGCAGAAAAACTAGACGAAATTTACATAGCAG GGTTGGTATCACACAGTGACCTAGATGACCGCGCAATCGAAGCCTTGAAGGAATTCAACGAGGAGGGTGCCCTGCAAGTACTACTGCAGTTTAAGGATAGCGATCTCTcacatgttcag AACAAAAGTGCCTTTCTGTGTGGAGTGAtgaagacatacagacagagggagaagcaGGGGACCAAAGTGTCAGAATCCAGTAAAGGACCAGATGAAGCTAAAATAAAA GCTCTTCTTGAGAGAACTGGTTACACGCTTGATGTAACAACAGGTCAGAGGAAATATGGTGGTCCACCTCCAGAGTCTACCCACTCAGGAGCACAGCCCACCATTGGCACAGAG ATATTTGTGGGGAAAATCCCGAGGGATCTCTTTGAGGATGAGCTGGTCCCCCTGTTTGAAAAGGCAGGTCCCATCTGGGACCTGCGTCTGATGATGGACCCACTCAGTGGCCTGAACAGAGGCTATGCCTTTGTCACCTTCTGCACTAAAGAGTCTGCCCAGGCGGCAGTTAAGCTG TGTAACAATAGTGAAATCCGACCTGGCAAACACATTGGCGTGTGCATCTCTGTGGCCAATAACAGACTGTTTGTCGGCTCCATCCCGAAGAgcaaaacaaaagaacagattGTGGAGGAGTTCGCAAAAGTCACCG AGGGTCTTAATGATGTCATCCTGTACCATCAGCCAGACGATAAGAAGAAGAATAGGGGCTTCTGCTTCCTGGAGTATGAAGACCACAAGACGGCCGCACAGGCACGGCGCAGGCTCATGAGCGGCAAGGTCAAGGTCTGGGGCAACGTGGTGACTGTGGAGTGGGCGGATCCTATTGAGGATCCTGACCCTGAGGTCATGGCCAAG GTCAAGGTATTATTTGTGCGAAACCTGGCAAGTACTGTAACAGAAGATATACTTGAAAAGACATTCAGCCAGTTTGGTAAACTGGAACGGGTGAAGAAGCTGAAAGACTACGCCTTCATCCACtttgaggagagagaaggagccgTGAAG GCACTTGCTGACATGAATGGCAAGGAGCTGGAGGGAGAACAGATCGAAATTGTTTTCGCCAAGCCCCCAGACCAGAAAAGGAAAGAGCGCAAGGCGCAGAGACAAGCAGCCAAGACACAGAT GTATGATGACTATTATTACTATGGTCCCCCACACATGCCTCCCCCAACGAGAGGCAGAGGACGGGGTGGACGAGGAGGCTACTCCTACCCCCATGACTACTACGGTTACGAAGACTATTACGATTACTATGGCTATGACTATCACAACTACCGCGGTGGCTATGAGGACCCCTACTATGGCTATGACGACTTCCAAGCCACAGGTCGGGGCAGAGGAGGGCGGGGTGCCCGCGGGCCCTCCATGTCCCGGGGTCGAGGAGCCACTGCCACGCCCAGGGGAAGGTCCACCTACTCCCAGCGCGGAGGTCCTGGAACCAGCAGAGGAGCACGTGGCTCCAGGGGAGGGTCCCAGCAGAGAGGCCGTGTG CAGGGAAAAGGGGTCGAGGCTGGTCCTGACCAGTTACTATGA